The Actinomycetota bacterium genome segment GCAGCTAGTATTGATGGGCATACAAAAAGGCAGGTCTACCCGAAAAGACCTTAAGATAGGAATATGCGGGGAGCATGGCGGTGACCCCAACTCGGTTAAATTCTGCCACCAGGCAGGAATGGATTATGTGAGCTGCTCGCCCTATCGGGTTCCAATAGCCAGGCTTGCTGCTGCGCAGGCTAATCTGGAAGACCAATAAACAGTAAGGGCAGCCTTAAAGCTGCCCTTTTTTTATGACTATGACTTACAATTACCCCTTGGAATTTGATAGAATGTGATATAGTCTATTAAAATAATTGCCAGGAGCCCACATGGCCAGAAGCCTGAAAGAAGGCGAAGTAGATGAAGTTAAAAGCAGATCTGATATCATTGATATAATATCCGGGTATGTCAATTTAAAGAAACGGGGAAAAAACTATATTGGGCTTTGCCCCTTCCACCAGGAAAAAACACCCTCTTTTAATGTCGACTCCAGCCGGCAGTTCTATCATTGCTTTGGCTGCGGCGAGGGCGGTGATGTTATCAGTTTTCTGATGAAAATGGAGAACCTCGATTTTTTAGAATCGGTGGAGTTTCTGGCCAAAAAAATCGGTTACCAGCTAAAGTACAGCAGCAGCGGCTCCTCTAAGAGCCGCAAATTAAAAGAAAGGCTGTTTGAAATTAATCTTTTAGCCAAAAATTATTACCATTTTGTCTTAGATAATCCCAAAGCGGGGTCTAAAGCGGTTCAGTACCTAACACAAAGAGGATTTAGCTCATCTACCATGGATGAATTTGAAGTAGGCTACAGCTTAAAGAAATGGGATTATTTTTCCCAGCTGGCTAAAAAAAGAGGTTTTAGTGACTATGAGTTGATAGAGTCGGGGTTGTCTATCAGCAGCCGTAACCGGCAGCAGGGAGTCTATGACCGTTTCAGGGAGAGAATTATGTTTCCCATTGAAGACGTAGTAGGTAAAACTATTGGCTTTGGGGGCAGGATATTGGATACAGGTAGGCCTAAAACCTCCAAGTATATAAATACTCCCGAAACCAAGATTTATTCCAAAAGCAAAAATATATATAATATCCATCGGGCCAAAAACTTCATAGTGGAGCAGGACAAGGTTCTGATAGTAGAAGGTTATACTGATGTTATGGCTTTATGGCAAAGCGGTATCAAGAATATAGTGGCCAGCTTGGGGACTGCCCTCACCAGTGAACAGATTAAGCTTTTGGGCAGGTTTACCAAGAATATAGGATTGGTATTTGATAGCGACCAAGCAGGGCTGTCGGCTTCAATTAAAGGAGTAGAAAGGTTGAGGGAATATAATCAAAACCTGGATCTCTATCATGAAAGCAATATAAATATAGAGGTAGTTATTCTAGAACAAGGATATGACCCGGCAGATTATGTTATAAAAAAAGGTAAGGAAGTTTTTTTACAAAAGGTATCAGAAGCAGAAAATATTATAGACTTCACCATTAATATTATTATAAAAAAATATGATATCAGCAATTTAAACCAAAAGCTGAGGGCTAGCCAGGAACTTCTGGCTTTTATAAATACCTTGGGTTCAAAAATTGTACAGGAGGAATGCATTAAAAAGATTGCACAAAAATTAGATTTAAAAGAGGATTTGCTGTTTGAAGAGCTGATGTTAAAAAAATCCAGGGCTATTGAGAAAGCAGCTGGTTCTCAACCGCAGGAGATAGAAGAAACAGTCGATTCACCCCAAAAAAGATTAGAGGTGGAAGCTTTAAGGTTAATGATAAATGGAGAAGGATTGGCCCAGGAATATTTTTTGGGATTGGATAAAAAATTTTTTAAATTTGAGGATACGGCAGGCCTGTTTTTAATTATTAAAGATGTGCTGTCTAAAAAAAACCCGGAACAGCTAAACTTTCCCTTAGAAATTACGTCAGATTTACTAAAAGCGCCTGGGGTTCAAAAGCTATATAATCTCATCTATTTTGACCCTAAATCTTACCGTAATGGCAAAGTGACCTGTGAAGAGGTTTTAACCAATTTAAAGCTGTCTTTTATCTCTGAAAAAATTAATGGTTTAAGGAACCAAATGCTTCAAATTGAAGATAAGATAAAAAAGGGTTTGGAAAGCCAGCAGTCAAAGGAGCAATATGACCAAATGTATTCCCAGTTAATAAAGCTGGAGCAGGAAAAAATTAAAATTAAAAACTCTTGATATTTATGTAATAATATGTAGAATATAGGTTTTGTTTTAAGAGAAAATTCATTTTTTTAATATATTTGAGGTGACACAAATAATGAAAAGAGGGGCTGAATTTAAACTTGATGAGGTCAAGGCTTTAATCAGTAAAGGCAAGGAGGAGGGGCTGCTAACTACAGAAGAGATAGGGGAAGCCCTAGCAGAAGTTGATCTTAACAAGGAACAAATTGAAAGTATTTATGATGTACTTCAGAACCTGGGCATAGAAATTGTCAGCGAAGAAGATGAAGATATTGATACTGTTAGTCCCGCTAGTAAAGAAGTTGATTCCCTGAAAAAAAAGCTGGACTTGACTATCAAATCTCCCACTAATGACCCGGTAAGGATGTACTTAAAAGAGATAGGGAAGGTAAGGCTGCTTACTGCAGTGGAAGAAGTACAGTTGGCTAAAAGAATCAAAAAGGGAGATATGGCGGCCAAGAGGAAACTGGTAGAAGCAAACCTGAGACTGGTAGTAAGCATTGCCAAAAAATATGTAGGCAGGGGCATGCTTTTTCTAGACCTCATACAGGAGGGCAATCTGGGTTTGATAAGGGCAGTAGAAAAGTTCGACCATACTAAGGGATATAAATTTTCTACCTATGCTACCTGGTGGATTAGGCAGGCTATCACCAGGGCCATTGCGGATCAGGCAAGAACAATAAGGATACCGGTTCATATGGTAGAGACTATAAACAAACTGATTAGGATTCAGAGACAGCTGCTGCAGAAGCTAGGCAGGGAACCTTCTCCGGAAGAGATAGCTAAACAGATGGAATTTTCTCCTGAAAAAGTGAGAGAGATTATGAAGATCTCCCAGGAGCCGGTGTCTTTGGAAACACCCATTGGGGAAGAGGAAGACAGCCATCTGGGGGATTTTATCGAAGACTCAGAAGTGGAAGCCCCTTCTGATGCTGCTTCTTTTACCATGCTGCAGGAACAGCTGCAGGAGGTTTTAAATACTCTTAATGAAAGAGAGCGCAAGGTTATTCAATTAAGATTCGGCTTGCAGGATGGTCATCCCAGAACCCTGGAAGAAGTAGGCCGGGAGTTTGGGGTTACCAGGGAGAGGATAAGACAGATTGAATCTAAAACCCTGAGCAAATTAAGACACCCCAACCGCAGCGGAGCCTTAAAGGATTTTCTGGAAATCTAGTTTATAGGGTCTTGCCAGAATTTACTTGCAATAAAAATATTCTATATTATAATAACTGAACGTGTAAGGCTTTCCCCGATAGCTCAATGGTAGAGCATTCGGCTGTTAACCGAAGGGTTGTAGGTTCGAGTCCTACTCGGGGAGCCAACAACTTTTAATATACGTCATTATGTTTTCCAATATCAATCGGAATTACCGTTTTTTCTTCAATAATTAAATCAACGCAAATCCTATATGAGATATTAATTGAAACTGAATATAAATCTGATAATTTACCCTTTAATTTATGCAAGCGAAGTGATGGGTGAAATACATTTATTTCTATTAACTTCAAAGTCTTTTCGTATTGAGAGATAATTTCAGGGTGAATTTTTAAAAACTTTTTAGCCCTCTTAATATAAGTTTCAGTATATATTATTTTATTCACTAGTTATTCTTCTAATGTGTTCTTCAACAGATTCTTCAATAAATTTGCCATTTTTCATATCTCTTCTTGACTCGATAAGGGCAATTTCAAGTTCGCACTCTCTCAAGCTATTATAGGCTGCCATAGGCAAAACGACATATTCATTCTTTCCTCTTACAGTAATAATAACTGCACTGTCACTTGAGGTTGCATCTTTTAATGCGGAAGCACCTTTTTGTTTTAACTCGCTTGCTGTTAATATTTTTACCATAATAATACTCCTTTTAGTACTTTTAATAGTACAAAATAATATACTTTTGTCAATTACCTTATTCTAATTATTTTTATCTTTAATAATTCAATGAGAAATTGGTTAGAACTTTTAAAGGGTATCTAACAATATCCATGGATTAAGAATATTTGGCATACCCGGTTTGAAATAATTCCGCAATTGGCTATAATGTAAATCATATTTTGCGGGTTAAACCGCAGGTAAACCTGAATTACTGTTTTCTTTAAGTACGGGGATACCCTTCTCAGGGCTTTTCGCCCAAAATCTGGGACATCAATCAAAAGTTATTGTTATTACTTACCTAAGCTAAAACCAAGTAAAATTTAAAGGACATAATAATAAAAAGGAGTTGCCAGAAAATGATTAGGATCAAGAATACTAAATTGCGGTATAGAAGCTATATGATTAAAGCGGCTTTTATCCTTCTAATATTTACCCTTACTCTTGCAGCTGTTTCTTGCAAACAGGAAACTGCGGCCAGTAAGATAGAATACCTGCCACCACTAAATCTTAGCATAACAGGATTTACGGGAAGCGGGGAAGACGTGACAATCAATCTTGTGTGGGACGGGCCAGATACAAATAGCAAAGTTATCCAGTATATCGTGTATAAAATTGATGTGGGGGCAGCTCAAAAGGTAGAGCCTGGAAACGAGGAAGAGATAAATCAAGATTGGTTGTATAAAAATGCGGAAGAGATATACCAAACTACCCACAAAAACTGTAAACACCTAATTGGAAATAGAGATTATTGTTTCTTTGTAACCGCCATTTATGAAGGAGATATCCATAGCGAACCCAGCAATATTGCATGCAGCGGATCTGATATAGATATACCTAGCGGTGGTTCCGGCATGGGGGAAAATAATGGGGACGGTTCTATTGCAGAAGAGGTAAAAGATTCTGATCAAAAAGACTTTGGCCTAGATACAATACTTAGTGGACCGTGCGGCAATCCGTATTATCCTATAGTCAAGGGAGCATCATATGCTTACCAGGTTACAGGCACACGGTCATGGATTCAAACCCATACAATATTAGATGTGAATGAAAAAGGCTTCACGGAGGAAGTAGTGCAGGATATTGTCACAAATACCTATGAATGGGAATGCATGTCAGAAGGCCTTATCAATACATATAGCGGGATCATGACTACCGAAAATGATACGGTTAACACTACCTCGGCTGGAGAAGGAATAACCATTCCTGCTTCAATATTAATCGGGGATACCTGGAAGCAGACATGCCAGTTAATTTCTTCAGATGGAAAGGGGCAGGGAGAGCTGCAAAGGTCACTGACTTACAACCGGACCGCGATTACTATTGAAACAGTGACCGTACCCGCTGGAACATTTGAGGCAATAAGAGTAGATTATGATTTAGAAGCAGACGCTAGCATGGAAACTTCTGACGGCCACTCTCTTCCGCTTGGTATTGATTATAGTTCTGGCAGTGAGTGGTACGTAGAGAATATAGGACTTATAAAAAAGACTGCTGGCGTCAAATTAGATAGTATGGACACCCCTGATGGACCATCAGTACCAATCTCAATAGATACCGAAGGTGTGTATGAATTGATTGAATATAATCTACCTGGCAGCTAGTATCTGGGGAGAGTATCAGGTATTTCAGGTCAAAAGCTAAGAAGTTTTTAATTTTTTAAAGATGCCAATTCCTCTAGATAAATCAATATTATTCAAGGATTACAAGTTTTAAGAATTATTAAATCAATAAGTAGTTGAATTAAGAAGGAGAAATCAGTTCCTAAATAATAGCTTCATATCTGTGTATTTTCCATGTTGCTATATCTACTCTCTTTTTTGATGGCTATAGGGAAAAGAGCCATGTATATATCGAAAGGTATCCGGAAGAGAAATATGTAAAAAACAATATATTGGATAAAGAGTGGGTTGAGCTGCTTGACTATTGCAGAGAAACAAGACATAAAGACCAAGCTAATCTTAGTTTCTTTTCAACAGAGGAAGATATTATAAATGCTTTGGAACCTGCAAAATCGTTTTTAATCAAATAGAGAGCTCGCTGGAAAAAATATCCGGATAGATAAATAAGTTACTTATCATACGTTTTATTTTTTCTAATTCTTTTATAATTTGGTTCATAATTTTAAAGGTTGGGGAAGCCAGTAAATTTTACTTCAATAATTCTGAAATCTTAAACACTTCTTTTTTATCAACAAATCTGTCATTAATATTCTGATGGAATATGCTTGATAACAATGTCTGATAGATGATACCTTCGATCTTAAAAATAATTATGCAAGTTTTAAGTTGTTTGAAGCCAAAAATCAGCTGTTATATACTTTAGCTATATAAACTGCCAAAAGGTTTTCTACATGAATGATTTGAATCTAAGAGATTATTTCTATAAAAATTTAAGCAGGAACAAGGCTTATCTTTATTACCGCGGCAAGTTCAGAACTTGGAAATACAGCTCCAAAGACGTTCTTGATTATGCCCTAAAGTTTTCATCAATGCTTAAGGAATCAGGAATAGAAAAAGGTGACAGGATAGCCATTAAAGCCCAGAGCGGCCCGGAGTGGCTAGTGGTTTTTATAGGGGCTATAATGGCAGGAGTGGTGACCGTTCCCCTTGACATGCATTCAAGCAGAGATTTCTTAAATAGAGTTATAAAGGATGCAGAGCCGAAATTACTGCTGATAGGGCAGGAGAAGGAAGAGGAATTAGAAGGAATTTCTAAAGAAGTGCTCTTTATGGAGAATTTGGAAGATATGATTTCTTCCCGACAGCCGCTGGACTACAAAAAGGTTACGGTTAAAAAGGATGATATTGTAGAAATAATATATACCTCTGGTACTACTTCTGTTCCTAAAGGAGTAATGCTAAATTATAAAAATATTGAGGCAAATCTTAAAATGGCCCTGCCCCTTATAAGTAAGTGGAAAAAATTCCTTAAATATATGTCAAAATCAAAACTGCTTTCTATTGTTCCCCTGTCCCATATGTACGGTCAGGTAGTGGGTCTCTTTGTCCCAATATCCATAGACCTTACCGTGTTTTTTACCCACAGCATGATGCCCAGAGATATTTTCGAGGTTATAAAAAAGGAAAGGATAGTGGCATTAGGCGCCCTCCCTCATCAGCTCAAGACAATCAAGGACTACATGGTGGATACCTATAAACTAGATTCACCCCGCTTTAGGTCTGTTTTTGAAAAGTATAAGAATAAAAAATGGTGGATAAGATATTTAAGATTCCTAGCACTACATATGAGGATTGGGATCAGCTGGTTGGGGATTATCTCAGGAGGAGCTGAGGTAAGCAAGGAAGTTGACCAATTCTACCGCACTATTGCTTATGGATTTTTCCAGGGGTACGGACTTACTGAGACCGCGCCTATAGTTGCCCTATATGACCCTACCAAGAACAAGGCAGGTTCAGTGGGCAGTTTTCTGGATAATGAGAATATAAAGGTGGAAGATGGAGAGCTGTATGTAAAAGGTGACACCGTTACTCCCGGGTATTTCAAAAATGAGGAAAAAACCAGCGAGTCCTTTAAAGATGGTTGGTTTAAAACTGGTGACCTGGTAGAGGTGGATGAAGAAGGGAATGTATTTTTTAAGGGAAGAAAAGATGATGTTATCGTTAAAGAAAGCGGAATAAACATATATCCTTCTGACATAGAGGGCAGGTTCAGCGAAGATGAGGACATAGATGATTGTGTGGTATTTGGCCTGGAAGCAGATGGCAAAAAAGATATTATTGCTATTTTGCTTCCCAGGGACAGAGAGGCAGCAGAAGAAGAAGTAAAAAAAATTGTACAGAAGATAAATTCAGGACTTAATATTCACCAGAGAATTGATGATTATTTCATTTGGAGGGGCAAGGATTTTCCCCGAACTCCTGCTATGAATATTAAAAAAGGTGAGTTGCTTGAGAAAGTTAGGGAGGCCCAGAAGGATAAAAGATCGAAGCTGGCTTCGGACCTGGCTGAAGAATATGAAAAAGAGGAAAAACAAGATATCTACAGCATAATTGAAAAGATAAAAAAATCAGCTGGGAAAAGGGATGAAAATGCTACTCTTGAGAAGGATCTAGGAATGGATTCACTGGATTTAATTAGTTTTTCTTCTGAGCTTGAAGAAAATTACGGGGTGGATGCTTCCCAGCTGGATCTGTCGGGCGATACCAGGGTAAAGGATATAGAGGAAAAACTAAAGAACCCGTCAAAAAAATCAGCCAAACTGCCCTTTTTCCCCTTTGCATATAATTATTTTTTTATTGGGCTTAGAACTGTATTTCAGTACCTTATTTTCCCTTTTACCAGGATGCTCTACCGTACCAGGATAAAGGGAAAAGAGAATTTAAAAAATCTGGATATCCCCACAGCATTTATCTCTAACCATGTTTCAATAATGGATACTCTGGTTATATTGTTTACCCTTCCCCTAA includes the following:
- a CDS encoding type II toxin-antitoxin system prevent-host-death family antitoxin yields the protein MVKILTASELKQKGASALKDATSSDSAVIITVRGKNEYVVLPMAAYNSLRECELEIALIESRRDMKNGKFIEESVEEHIRRITSE
- the rpoD gene encoding RNA polymerase sigma factor RpoD, giving the protein MKRGAEFKLDEVKALISKGKEEGLLTTEEIGEALAEVDLNKEQIESIYDVLQNLGIEIVSEEDEDIDTVSPASKEVDSLKKKLDLTIKSPTNDPVRMYLKEIGKVRLLTAVEEVQLAKRIKKGDMAAKRKLVEANLRLVVSIAKKYVGRGMLFLDLIQEGNLGLIRAVEKFDHTKGYKFSTYATWWIRQAITRAIADQARTIRIPVHMVETINKLIRIQRQLLQKLGREPSPEEIAKQMEFSPEKVREIMKISQEPVSLETPIGEEEDSHLGDFIEDSEVEAPSDAASFTMLQEQLQEVLNTLNERERKVIQLRFGLQDGHPRTLEEVGREFGVTRERIRQIESKTLSKLRHPNRSGALKDFLEI
- a CDS encoding AMP-binding protein is translated as MNDLNLRDYFYKNLSRNKAYLYYRGKFRTWKYSSKDVLDYALKFSSMLKESGIEKGDRIAIKAQSGPEWLVVFIGAIMAGVVTVPLDMHSSRDFLNRVIKDAEPKLLLIGQEKEEELEGISKEVLFMENLEDMISSRQPLDYKKVTVKKDDIVEIIYTSGTTSVPKGVMLNYKNIEANLKMALPLISKWKKFLKYMSKSKLLSIVPLSHMYGQVVGLFVPISIDLTVFFTHSMMPRDIFEVIKKERIVALGALPHQLKTIKDYMVDTYKLDSPRFRSVFEKYKNKKWWIRYLRFLALHMRIGISWLGIISGGAEVSKEVDQFYRTIAYGFFQGYGLTETAPIVALYDPTKNKAGSVGSFLDNENIKVEDGELYVKGDTVTPGYFKNEEKTSESFKDGWFKTGDLVEVDEEGNVFFKGRKDDVIVKESGINIYPSDIEGRFSEDEDIDDCVVFGLEADGKKDIIAILLPRDREAAEEEVKKIVQKINSGLNIHQRIDDYFIWRGKDFPRTPAMNIKKGELLEKVREAQKDKRSKLASDLAEEYEKEEKQDIYSIIEKIKKSAGKRDENATLEKDLGMDSLDLISFSSELEENYGVDASQLDLSGDTRVKDIEEKLKNPSKKSAKLPFFPFAYNYFFIGLRTVFQYLIFPFTRMLYRTRIKGKENLKNLDIPTAFISNHVSIMDTLVILFTLPLKLRVKMTVVMSIGHHFNHFFERKGNLLRRFIEGIGFYLFISLYINVIPLSQVFGFAQVFKNAGKAIDRGWNILIFPEGSVTEDGSLQEFEPGIGVICKDMKLPVIPMKIDGLFNILRTGILPIAHMPRLPMVKVNIGKQVYRKQGSYEEIAKSFYNILKDEL
- a CDS encoding plasmid stabilization protein translates to MNKIIYTETYIKRAKKFLKIHPEIISQYEKTLKLIEINVFHPSLRLHKLKGKLSDLYSVSINISYRICVDLIIEEKTVIPIDIGKHNDVY
- the dnaG gene encoding DNA primase → MARSLKEGEVDEVKSRSDIIDIISGYVNLKKRGKNYIGLCPFHQEKTPSFNVDSSRQFYHCFGCGEGGDVISFLMKMENLDFLESVEFLAKKIGYQLKYSSSGSSKSRKLKERLFEINLLAKNYYHFVLDNPKAGSKAVQYLTQRGFSSSTMDEFEVGYSLKKWDYFSQLAKKRGFSDYELIESGLSISSRNRQQGVYDRFRERIMFPIEDVVGKTIGFGGRILDTGRPKTSKYINTPETKIYSKSKNIYNIHRAKNFIVEQDKVLIVEGYTDVMALWQSGIKNIVASLGTALTSEQIKLLGRFTKNIGLVFDSDQAGLSASIKGVERLREYNQNLDLYHESNINIEVVILEQGYDPADYVIKKGKEVFLQKVSEAENIIDFTINIIIKKYDISNLNQKLRASQELLAFINTLGSKIVQEECIKKIAQKLDLKEDLLFEELMLKKSRAIEKAAGSQPQEIEETVDSPQKRLEVEALRLMINGEGLAQEYFLGLDKKFFKFEDTAGLFLIIKDVLSKKNPEQLNFPLEITSDLLKAPGVQKLYNLIYFDPKSYRNGKVTCEEVLTNLKLSFISEKINGLRNQMLQIEDKIKKGLESQQSKEQYDQMYSQLIKLEQEKIKIKNS